A region from the Tahibacter amnicola genome encodes:
- a CDS encoding AIPR family protein, which yields MNFNVSIVDQQVRGLADRLRTQLEDEMGKKLDDTAARSAAFVVLCVKTLLDLTDIEAIECLTEGGNDFGVDAIEVGDTIEGEFLITLFQCKYRHADLEGNSNFPENGVDKAVKAVRALFNPQAPVNLNPRLQARIEEVRSLITDGIIPRVRYLLCNNGLPWKRPEAQNVIDRENFPPQSVHFEHVNHDVLISILQATQAVKDTIQFSGKAVVEDFNFSRVFVGKVAVGELARLMDSHGDRLLERNIRRYLGLQGNRVNEAIRDTLTSPSERPNFFFYNNGITLICSRFDYNALQNEDYKVRVEGLQIINGGQTCKTIQSTLANLATSTKGLESAYALVRLYQVGGEDANNLVRTITYATNSQNPVDLRDLRSNDPIQKRLELSMRDLGYEYRRQRNVGSAKPTEITTGTAAEAILSVWRQRPQQAKFRSGEHFGKLYEEIFSADLNGAQTVAAVLIFRIAENKRKRPPADAPEFVRYASCFAAMLMGEYLLADLNVALAQLDHRNFDRAREYIDTRGDEYFRRAIDEIGNALKKLYGDSEVSLQRLSATFRRGDLLQELRPISLERLLS from the coding sequence ATGAACTTCAACGTTAGCATCGTCGATCAGCAGGTACGTGGCCTGGCGGATCGCCTCCGTACCCAACTAGAAGATGAAATGGGCAAGAAACTCGACGACACCGCCGCACGATCAGCGGCGTTCGTCGTGCTTTGCGTCAAGACCCTGCTGGATCTCACGGACATCGAGGCAATTGAATGTCTGACAGAGGGTGGTAACGACTTCGGAGTCGATGCGATTGAAGTCGGCGATACGATTGAAGGTGAGTTTCTTATTACACTGTTCCAATGCAAGTACAGGCATGCAGACCTGGAAGGAAATAGCAACTTCCCTGAAAACGGCGTTGACAAGGCGGTAAAGGCTGTACGTGCATTGTTCAATCCCCAGGCGCCCGTGAATCTGAATCCTCGCCTGCAAGCTCGAATCGAAGAGGTTCGGTCGTTAATAACGGACGGCATTATTCCTAGAGTTAGGTACCTTCTGTGCAACAACGGGTTGCCTTGGAAACGCCCCGAAGCGCAGAACGTGATCGACAGAGAGAACTTTCCCCCGCAGAGCGTACATTTTGAGCACGTCAATCACGACGTCTTGATTAGCATCCTTCAAGCAACGCAGGCGGTGAAGGACACCATTCAATTTTCGGGAAAGGCGGTAGTTGAAGACTTCAATTTCAGTCGAGTATTTGTCGGGAAAGTCGCGGTGGGCGAGTTGGCCCGGCTGATGGACTCGCATGGAGATCGGCTTCTGGAAAGGAACATCCGACGCTACCTGGGGTTGCAAGGCAATCGGGTGAACGAGGCAATTCGCGACACCTTAACCAGTCCGTCGGAAAGGCCGAACTTCTTTTTCTATAATAATGGCATCACATTGATCTGCAGTCGTTTCGACTACAACGCCCTTCAGAATGAGGATTATAAGGTCCGAGTAGAAGGATTGCAGATCATCAATGGCGGACAGACTTGCAAAACTATCCAGTCCACATTGGCGAATCTCGCCACCAGTACAAAAGGACTGGAGTCAGCCTATGCGCTCGTTCGTCTCTACCAAGTTGGCGGGGAAGACGCTAACAACCTAGTACGAACGATCACCTATGCAACCAATAGCCAGAACCCAGTTGACTTGCGCGACTTGCGTTCCAATGACCCGATTCAGAAGCGGCTAGAGCTATCAATGCGGGACCTTGGGTATGAATACCGTCGCCAGCGAAATGTTGGAAGCGCAAAGCCGACCGAAATTACGACCGGCACTGCAGCGGAAGCGATCCTTTCAGTTTGGCGGCAGCGACCGCAGCAGGCAAAGTTTCGCTCGGGTGAACATTTCGGCAAGCTCTATGAAGAGATTTTTAGTGCTGACCTCAATGGTGCCCAAACGGTCGCGGCCGTACTCATATTTCGAATTGCCGAGAACAAGCGCAAGCGACCGCCTGCGGACGCGCCGGAATTCGTGCGCTATGCCTCATGTTTCGCCGCGATGTTGATGGGAGAGTACCTGCTTGCCGATCTCAACGTCGCATTAGCTCAGCTCGATCACCGCAATTTTGATCGGGCAAGGGAGTACATTGATACGCGCGGTGACGAATATTTCCGTCGTGCCATTGATGAGATCGGCAATGCGTTGAAAAAGCTCTATGGCGATAGCGAGGTAAGCCTACAGCGATTGTCCGCGACTTTCAGGCGTGGTGATCTGTTACAAGAACTGCGTCCGATCTCGCTAGAACGATTGCTCTCCTGA
- the aroE gene encoding shikimate dehydrogenase: MTDTPHRHAVFGHPIAHSLSPKIHAAFGMQTGIPLRYDAIDAPPETFSDRLFAYRQSGGGGANVTLPLKGQAYGLCVEHSPYAARTGVVNTLEPLDGGGWRGHNTDGPGLVTDLAERHHVDLRERDVLLLGAGGAAQGVAYALLDAGIHALTITNRHPERADALADRIGKPGRVHVRYWKDLAVSGSWDLVINATAAGVQGEGIDLPFAILAPRAVCYDLSYGKNATTFLAWAQAAGAARCMDGLGMLVEQAAEAFAIWHGKRPDTVEIYDQLRGRPVAA, translated from the coding sequence ATGACCGATACCCCGCACCGCCACGCCGTCTTCGGCCATCCGATCGCCCATTCGCTGTCGCCGAAGATCCACGCGGCATTCGGTATGCAGACCGGCATTCCGCTGCGCTACGACGCCATTGATGCACCGCCGGAAACCTTCTCCGACCGGCTGTTCGCCTACCGCCAGTCGGGCGGCGGCGGTGCCAATGTCACCCTTCCCCTCAAGGGACAGGCGTACGGACTGTGCGTCGAACATTCGCCCTACGCGGCGCGCACCGGCGTGGTGAACACCCTGGAACCCCTCGATGGCGGCGGCTGGCGCGGCCATAACACCGACGGTCCCGGTCTGGTCACGGATCTGGCGGAACGCCACCACGTGGACCTGCGCGAGCGCGACGTGCTGCTTCTGGGGGCTGGCGGCGCTGCGCAGGGGGTGGCCTATGCCCTGCTCGATGCCGGCATCCACGCCCTGACCATCACCAACCGGCATCCGGAACGCGCCGACGCCCTCGCCGACCGCATCGGCAAGCCGGGCCGGGTGCATGTGCGGTACTGGAAGGACCTGGCGGTGAGCGGATCCTGGGACCTGGTCATCAACGCCACGGCGGCCGGCGTCCAGGGCGAAGGCATCGACCTGCCGTTTGCCATCCTCGCGCCGCGCGCCGTCTGCTACGACCTCTCCTACGGCAAGAACGCGACCACCTTCCTGGCCTGGGCGCAGGCGGCCGGTGCCGCGCGCTGCATGGACGGCCTGGGCATGCTGGTCGAGCAGGCCGCCGAAGCCTTTGCCATCTGGCACGGCAAGCGGCCCGATACGGTCGAGATCTACGATCAGCTGCGCGGGCGCCCGGTCGCCGCATGA
- a CDS encoding YkgJ family cysteine cluster protein, giving the protein MSHLVFDHARDRYECRSGCGACCIALSISSPIPGMPGGKPAGVRCVQLSDDNLCRIFGQPERPEVCGRLRPEPVMCGDSQAHALRWISELENLTAPGHIT; this is encoded by the coding sequence ATGAGCCATCTGGTTTTCGACCACGCGCGCGATCGCTACGAATGCCGTAGCGGCTGCGGCGCCTGCTGCATTGCCCTGTCCATTTCATCGCCCATCCCCGGCATGCCCGGGGGCAAGCCGGCCGGCGTGCGTTGCGTACAGCTGAGCGATGACAACCTCTGCCGCATCTTCGGGCAGCCCGAGCGCCCGGAGGTGTGTGGGCGGTTAAGGCCGGAGCCGGTGATGTGTGGCGACAGTCAGGCGCACGCCCTGCGGTGGATATCTGAACTGGAAAACCTTACCGCCCCAGGACATATTACCTAA
- a CDS encoding EAL domain-containing protein, with translation MSGILVVERSTTLSHLLKRTLAAAGLAARSELTAYPDAVDHLQRSKEMKQEYGVLIAGLPARPTAESNALLDTLASEALAQLPVLLMVHEHNPEVATWIKRRGRAAAVLWTQFGKIPGALQHLVPEAARLTAAAPAPAQVPSQGIRILFVDDSQSIRLAYQQLLERQGYSVLTAGTLAEASELAQNEAFDLAIVDYFLPDGNGDELCRRIAQLPGAPVIAVITGTYREDIIVKSLDAGAIECMFKNEAKELFLARVKTLSRQIQMQKSVEAERQRLDGILGSVGDGVYGVDQRGVITFVNPTALRLLGHGEEELLIGRPAHEAIHFADEDGSAIDASESRLAQAYANGETLKGHETVFWRHDRSGMTVECSVLPLAIQNRREGSVVVFRDISERKSAESLRWELTHDKLTGLVNARHFTHQVAQELQRRREAGGYSAILYIDLDRFSAIVDSAGISASEKLLVEIASVLGKRLREHDVLARIEGDRLALMLSAVQLENLFPLADSFRELLHQCQYESGGVRRPITASIGVAVISRETPSAEYVVEHSRLACRTAKQRGRDQTEIYVGEHDARIAREIEAGWTERLRHAMEQERIILLVQPIVPIAALPQRETAVVQRQGWRVNGAGTQGQEYLFEILIRMVGKDGQLISPGVFVPLAERVGMMPKLDLWVLNRLLRYLAGVRDVKAPVAFHINLSNMTLADPDSLKLMEAAIRTSGVPARQLVFEITETSELTSLHVARKFIAALKKLGCRFALDDFGTGFSSFTHLRHLPVDFVKVEGSFVQGMPGSDLDRKMVGSITQLAQSLKLKVIGEHVDSFSTLEALRVSGADYAQGNYLGEPRPLRSVDFAALFPHG, from the coding sequence TTGTCCGGCATTCTGGTCGTCGAACGTTCCACGACGCTGAGCCATCTGCTCAAGCGTACTCTCGCCGCCGCTGGCCTCGCTGCCCGCAGCGAGCTGACCGCGTACCCCGATGCGGTCGATCACCTGCAGCGTTCGAAAGAAATGAAGCAGGAATACGGCGTGCTGATCGCCGGCCTGCCTGCACGTCCTACGGCCGAGAGCAACGCCCTCCTGGACACGCTCGCCAGCGAGGCGCTGGCGCAGTTGCCCGTGCTGCTGATGGTGCATGAGCACAATCCGGAGGTCGCCACCTGGATCAAGCGACGCGGCCGCGCCGCCGCCGTGCTGTGGACCCAGTTCGGCAAGATCCCCGGCGCCCTGCAACATCTGGTACCGGAAGCCGCCCGCCTGACCGCGGCCGCACCGGCTCCGGCCCAGGTGCCGTCGCAGGGCATCCGCATCCTGTTCGTGGATGATTCCCAAAGTATACGGCTGGCCTACCAGCAGCTGCTCGAGCGCCAGGGCTACTCGGTCCTGACGGCCGGCACCCTCGCCGAGGCGAGCGAACTGGCGCAGAACGAAGCCTTTGACCTGGCGATCGTCGACTACTTCCTGCCGGACGGTAACGGCGACGAGCTGTGCCGCCGCATCGCCCAGCTGCCGGGCGCGCCCGTGATCGCGGTGATCACCGGCACCTATCGCGAAGACATCATCGTCAAGAGCCTGGATGCCGGCGCGATCGAGTGCATGTTCAAGAACGAGGCCAAGGAACTGTTCCTTGCGCGCGTGAAAACCCTTTCGCGCCAGATCCAGATGCAGAAGTCGGTAGAAGCCGAGCGCCAGCGCCTGGATGGCATCCTCGGCTCCGTCGGGGACGGCGTTTACGGCGTGGACCAGCGCGGCGTGATCACCTTCGTCAATCCGACGGCCCTGCGCCTTCTCGGCCATGGGGAGGAAGAGCTCCTGATCGGCCGTCCGGCGCACGAGGCGATCCATTTCGCCGACGAGGACGGCAGCGCCATCGACGCGAGCGAATCGCGCCTGGCCCAGGCCTACGCCAACGGCGAGACGCTCAAGGGCCACGAGACCGTCTTCTGGCGCCATGACCGCAGCGGCATGACCGTCGAATGTTCGGTACTGCCGCTGGCAATACAGAACCGGCGCGAAGGCTCGGTCGTGGTGTTCCGCGATATCTCCGAACGCAAGAGCGCCGAGAGCCTGCGCTGGGAACTCACCCACGACAAGCTCACCGGCCTGGTCAATGCCCGCCACTTCACCCACCAGGTCGCGCAGGAACTGCAGCGCCGGCGCGAAGCAGGCGGGTATTCGGCCATCCTCTACATCGACCTCGACCGCTTCTCGGCGATCGTGGACTCCGCCGGTATCAGCGCGAGTGAAAAGCTGCTCGTGGAGATCGCCAGCGTGCTGGGCAAGCGCCTGCGCGAACACGACGTGCTCGCTCGTATCGAGGGCGACCGGCTGGCCCTGATGCTGTCCGCCGTGCAGCTGGAAAATCTTTTTCCGCTGGCCGACAGCTTCCGCGAGCTGCTGCACCAGTGCCAGTACGAATCCGGCGGCGTGCGGCGGCCGATCACGGCGTCGATCGGCGTCGCGGTGATCAGCCGCGAAACACCGTCGGCCGAGTACGTGGTGGAACACTCGCGCCTGGCCTGCCGCACGGCCAAGCAGCGCGGCCGTGACCAGACCGAAATCTACGTCGGCGAGCACGACGCGCGGATCGCACGCGAGATCGAGGCCGGCTGGACCGAACGCCTGCGCCATGCCATGGAGCAGGAACGCATCATCCTGCTGGTGCAGCCGATCGTCCCGATCGCCGCCCTGCCGCAGCGCGAGACGGCCGTGGTGCAGCGCCAGGGCTGGCGCGTGAACGGCGCGGGCACCCAGGGCCAGGAGTACCTGTTCGAGATCCTGATCCGCATGGTCGGCAAGGACGGGCAGCTGATCTCGCCCGGCGTCTTCGTGCCGCTGGCCGAACGCGTCGGCATGATGCCCAAGCTGGATCTGTGGGTATTGAATCGCCTGCTGCGGTACCTGGCCGGCGTGCGCGATGTGAAGGCGCCGGTCGCCTTCCATATCAACCTGTCGAACATGACGCTGGCCGATCCGGACTCGCTCAAGCTGATGGAAGCGGCGATCCGCACCTCCGGCGTTCCGGCGCGGCAACTGGTATTCGAGATCACCGAGACGTCGGAACTGACCAGCCTGCACGTGGCGCGCAAGTTCATCGCCGCGCTGAAAAAGCTCGGCTGCCGCTTCGCGCTCGATGATTTCGGCACCGGCTTTTCCAGCTTCACCCACCTGCGCCACCTGCCGGTGGACTTCGTCAAGGTCGAGGGCAGCTTCGTCCAGGGCATGCCGGGCAGCGACCTGGATCGCAAGATGGTCGGATCGATCACGCAGCTGGCGCAGTCGCTCAAGCTCAAGGTCATCGGCGAGCACGTCGACAGTTTCTCGACACTCGAAGCGCTGCGTGTATCCGGTGCGGACTACGCCCAGGGCAACTACCTGGGCGAACCGCGGCCGCTGCGCAGCGTCGACTTCGCCGCCCTGTTCCCGCATGGCTGA
- a CDS encoding S9 family peptidase → MRCARTLLYSALFVSLSSPVAWSAPAAAPASGDAVELISREALFGNPERVNVQMSPDGKYLSWVAPRDGVLNIWVAPSEDPTKGRAVTDDKARGIRDYFWSYRSDTLLYVRDTGGDEDFHLFATDVKTGASKDLSPFPKTKAAVNAVSPRHPDHVLVSMNDRDPAWHDLYKVELSSGKRELVAKNEQEIAEYRTDDDFTVRGATRSRKDGGTDVLAPDGKGWKKVEDIPFADGMTTSHAGYSSDGKIQYMLDSRGRDTAAYYAIDTASGKKTLLLEDKRADAGNLLRHPKTGLAQAVNVEYLREEWQVVDPAIKADITRLGQLGKGTFGINSRTLDDKTWIVAYSAAEVPAVYYRYDRKEGGEGTLTKLFSARPALEGKPLVPMWPQEITARDGKTLVSYLSLPRAADPNADGKADSPVPMVLFVHGGPWSRDSYGYSAWAQWLANRGYAVLNVNFRSSTGFGKNFIAAGDRQWAKTMHDDLLDAVDWAVKSGVTQKDKVAIMGGSYGGYATLVGLTFTPDTFACGVDIVGPSNLNTLLSTIPPYWASFFEQIAQRVGDPRTEEGKKLLTERSPLTRAGQIKKPLLIGQGANDPRVKQAEADQIVQAMKQKNIPVTYVLFPDEGHGFNRPENRKAFNAIAEGFLSQCLGGRAEPVGSDLAGSSTSVPEGADRIPGLAAALASHKQEIKK, encoded by the coding sequence ATGCGTTGTGCGCGCACCCTGCTGTATTCGGCCCTTTTCGTCAGTCTCTCATCCCCGGTCGCCTGGAGCGCACCGGCGGCGGCGCCGGCATCCGGCGACGCGGTCGAGCTGATCAGCCGCGAGGCCTTGTTCGGCAATCCCGAGCGCGTCAACGTGCAGATGAGCCCGGACGGGAAGTACCTGAGCTGGGTCGCGCCCCGCGATGGCGTACTCAATATCTGGGTGGCACCGTCGGAGGATCCGACCAAGGGCCGCGCAGTCACGGACGACAAGGCCCGCGGCATCCGCGACTACTTCTGGAGCTACCGCAGCGACACGCTGCTGTATGTGCGCGATACCGGTGGCGACGAGGATTTCCACCTGTTCGCCACCGACGTCAAGACCGGCGCGAGCAAGGACCTCTCGCCCTTCCCGAAGACCAAGGCCGCCGTGAACGCGGTGAGCCCGCGCCATCCGGATCACGTCCTGGTCAGCATGAACGACCGCGATCCGGCCTGGCATGACCTTTACAAGGTGGAGCTGTCCAGCGGCAAGCGCGAGCTGGTCGCCAAGAACGAGCAGGAGATCGCCGAATACCGCACCGACGACGATTTCACCGTGCGCGGCGCGACCCGCTCGCGCAAGGATGGTGGCACTGATGTCCTGGCGCCCGACGGCAAGGGCTGGAAAAAGGTCGAGGACATCCCCTTCGCCGACGGCATGACCACGTCCCACGCCGGCTACAGCAGTGACGGAAAGATCCAGTACATGCTCGATTCGCGCGGCCGCGACACCGCGGCGTACTACGCGATCGATACCGCCAGCGGCAAGAAGACCCTGCTGCTGGAGGACAAGCGCGCCGACGCCGGCAACCTGCTGCGCCACCCGAAGACCGGCCTTGCGCAGGCCGTGAACGTGGAATACCTGCGCGAGGAATGGCAGGTGGTCGACCCGGCGATCAAGGCGGATATCACCCGCCTCGGACAGCTGGGCAAGGGCACCTTCGGCATCAATTCGCGAACGCTCGACGACAAGACCTGGATCGTGGCGTACTCGGCCGCCGAGGTGCCGGCCGTGTACTACCGCTATGACCGCAAGGAGGGCGGCGAGGGGACGCTGACCAAGCTCTTCTCTGCGCGCCCCGCGCTGGAAGGCAAGCCCCTGGTGCCCATGTGGCCACAGGAAATCACCGCACGCGACGGCAAGACTCTGGTCAGCTACCTCAGCCTGCCCAGGGCCGCCGACCCGAATGCGGACGGCAAGGCCGATTCACCGGTGCCGATGGTGCTCTTCGTCCATGGCGGCCCGTGGTCGCGCGACAGCTATGGCTACAGCGCCTGGGCCCAGTGGCTGGCCAATCGCGGCTATGCGGTGCTCAACGTGAACTTTCGCTCCTCCACGGGCTTCGGGAAGAACTTCATCGCCGCCGGCGACCGGCAGTGGGCCAAAACCATGCACGACGACCTGCTCGACGCCGTCGACTGGGCAGTGAAGTCGGGCGTCACCCAGAAGGACAAGGTCGCGATCATGGGCGGCAGCTACGGTGGCTACGCCACGCTGGTGGGCCTGACCTTCACGCCGGATACCTTCGCCTGCGGCGTCGACATCGTCGGACCGTCCAATCTCAATACCCTGCTCAGCACGATCCCGCCGTACTGGGCGAGCTTCTTCGAGCAGATCGCCCAGCGCGTGGGCGACCCGCGCACCGAGGAGGGCAAAAAGCTCCTGACCGAGCGCTCGCCGCTCACGCGGGCCGGCCAGATCAAGAAGCCGCTGCTGATCGGCCAGGGTGCCAATGATCCGCGCGTCAAGCAGGCCGAGGCGGACCAGATCGTGCAGGCCATGAAGCAGAAGAACATCCCCGTGACGTACGTGCTGTTCCCGGACGAAGGCCATGGGTTCAACCGCCCGGAGAACCGCAAGGCCTTCAATGCGATTGCCGAAGGTTTCCTGTCGCAATGCCTGGGTGGACGCGCCGAACCGGTCGGCTCAGACCTCGCCGGTTCCAGCACCAGCGTACCGGAAGGGGCCGATCGCATCCCGGGCCTGGCGGCTGCGCTCGCATCACACAAGCAAGAAATAAAGAAGTAG
- the hemB gene encoding porphobilinogen synthase, with the protein MPYPAIRPRRMRRDAFSRALMRETRLTSADLILPVFVCEGDNTREAIASMPGVERVSIDLLLGLARQAHDLGIPALALFPVTPASAKSLDAAEAWNPDGLAQRAVRALKQALPELGVITDVALDPFTTHGQDGLIDESGYVVNDQTVAALVKQALSHAQAGADVVAPSDMMDGRVGAIRQALEAAGHVHTRILAYSAKYASSFYGPFRDAVGSAGNLGKGNKYTYQMDPANSDEALREVALDLEEGADMVMVKPGLPYLDIVRRVKDRFGAPTFVYQVSGEYAMLKAASQNGWISEEACVLEALTSIKRAGADAILTYYALDAARWLKR; encoded by the coding sequence ATGCCCTATCCCGCCATCCGTCCGCGCCGCATGCGCCGCGATGCCTTTTCCCGAGCGCTGATGCGCGAAACCCGCCTGACCAGTGCCGACCTGATCCTGCCGGTGTTCGTCTGCGAGGGCGACAACACGCGCGAGGCGATTGCGTCGATGCCCGGCGTCGAACGGGTCAGTATCGACCTGCTGCTGGGCCTGGCGCGCCAGGCCCACGACCTGGGGATTCCGGCGCTGGCCCTGTTTCCGGTGACGCCGGCTTCCGCCAAGAGCCTGGATGCGGCCGAGGCCTGGAACCCTGACGGCCTGGCCCAGCGGGCGGTCCGGGCACTCAAGCAGGCTCTACCGGAGCTGGGCGTGATCACCGACGTGGCGCTGGACCCCTTCACCACGCACGGCCAGGACGGTCTGATCGACGAGAGCGGCTATGTGGTCAATGACCAGACGGTAGCCGCCCTGGTGAAGCAGGCGCTGTCGCATGCCCAGGCCGGGGCCGACGTCGTCGCGCCTTCGGACATGATGGACGGACGGGTCGGGGCGATCCGGCAGGCCCTGGAGGCCGCCGGCCACGTCCATACGCGGATCCTCGCCTATTCGGCCAAGTACGCTTCCAGCTTCTACGGCCCGTTCCGTGATGCGGTCGGTTCGGCCGGCAACCTGGGCAAGGGCAACAAGTACACCTACCAGATGGATCCGGCTAACAGCGACGAAGCCTTGCGCGAGGTCGCGCTGGACCTGGAGGAAGGCGCCGACATGGTGATGGTCAAGCCCGGCCTTCCCTACCTGGATATCGTGCGACGCGTGAAAGATCGCTTCGGCGCGCCGACTTTCGTGTATCAGGTCAGCGGCGAGTACGCGATGCTCAAGGCGGCCAGCCAGAACGGCTGGATCAGCGAAGAAGCCTGTGTGCTGGAGGCCCTGACCAGCATCAAGCGCGCCGGCGCGGATGCGATCCTCACCTACTATGCCCTGGATGCGGCGCGCTGGCTCAAGCGCTAA
- a CDS encoding ABC transporter permease, protein MDTATGTEPATPAAVSPRLRDREGVASAVTLAALVVLCVVGPWLRPYSADFTDWENLSVPPGIAHGHWLGTDAIGRDVFVRLCIGGRVSLLIGGVASALALVLGLGYGAVAGYFGGWVDRVLMRLLDVAAALPFLLIVILLLTVFERSLVLLLAAIGGYVWMDLARVVRAEAARLRQLAFVDAARLVGAPARWILLRHIVPNVLGLALVYLSLGVPNAILIESFLGFLGLSVDEPGASWGAMLFDGSQEMDTAPWCLMAPAVALVTTLLACQMLGEALRRRLDPRSGLR, encoded by the coding sequence ATGGATACCGCGACCGGCACTGAGCCGGCGACGCCGGCGGCCGTGTCACCCCGCTTGCGGGATCGCGAGGGGGTGGCCAGCGCCGTCACGCTGGCGGCGCTGGTCGTCCTGTGTGTCGTGGGGCCCTGGCTGCGGCCGTATTCGGCCGATTTCACCGACTGGGAAAATCTTTCCGTGCCGCCCGGCATCGCCCACGGCCATTGGCTGGGCACCGATGCCATCGGTCGCGACGTGTTTGTCCGGCTGTGCATCGGCGGTCGCGTGTCGCTCCTGATCGGCGGCGTGGCCAGTGCGCTGGCCCTGGTACTCGGGCTCGGCTACGGCGCCGTGGCGGGCTACTTCGGCGGGTGGGTCGACCGCGTCCTGATGCGCCTGCTCGACGTCGCCGCGGCGCTGCCGTTCCTGCTGATCGTCATCCTGCTGCTGACGGTGTTCGAACGATCGCTGGTGCTCCTGCTGGCGGCGATCGGCGGCTACGTCTGGATGGACCTGGCACGCGTCGTGCGCGCGGAGGCCGCGCGCCTGCGCCAGCTGGCGTTCGTCGATGCGGCTCGCCTGGTGGGCGCGCCAGCCCGCTGGATCCTGCTGCGGCATATCGTTCCGAATGTGCTGGGCCTGGCGCTGGTCTACCTGAGCCTGGGCGTGCCCAATGCGATCCTGATCGAGTCCTTCCTGGGCTTTCTGGGCCTCTCCGTGGATGAACCCGGCGCCAGCTGGGGCGCCATGCTGTTCGACGGCAGCCAGGAAATGGATACCGCGCCCTGGTGCCTGATGGCACCGGCGGTCGCACTGGTAACGACCCTGTTGGCGTGCCAGATGCTCGGCGAGGCGCTGCGCCGCCGGCTCGATCCGCGCAGCGGCCTGCGATGA